One stretch of Oncorhynchus masou masou isolate Uvic2021 chromosome 9, UVic_Omas_1.1, whole genome shotgun sequence DNA includes these proteins:
- the LOC135545189 gene encoding mitochondrial import receptor subunit TOM5 homolog, whose protein sequence is MFKLEGLGPKMDPEAMKKKMRQDVISSVRNFLIYIAILRATPYILKKLDSI, encoded by the exons ATGTTCAAACTCGAGGGGTTAGGGCCGAAAATGGACCCAGAGGCGATGAAGAAAAAGATGCGACAGGACGTCATCTCGTCCGTGCGCAATTTCCTAATCTATATTGCCATTCTCAGAGCCA CTCCATATATTTTGAAGAAGTTGGACAGCATTTGA
- the LOC135545793 gene encoding zinc finger and BTB domain-containing protein 5-like isoform X1: MIQRRAVLNEREPAPLVYISGTSMGTLQDDIPAKMDFPGHFENIFQQLNHQRVSGQLCDCVIVVGGQHFRAHRSVLAACSTHFRALLNAVEGDGGGASVMELDLEVVTPEAFSALLDMIYTSTLTLGVSNVMDVLLAASHLHLNTVVKACKHHLTSRSFPTSPPRGWSSPVQQQRFSHAVDQQHLRQSPSQAAAMAGVNSRQQRSVLLQQLGLSLVTSALEGSLDVGETELDTSQAGGRDGGVGADGSMEQLAAFSGRRHHKRKSSSPQMFQEERLNSKQSGCRLSEGNHGEGCPRVSRSNGGDEIHSSDSLKTDECLCLERGSAEKQEENYEGTLQEEVQLPSQSDSNVGGTRDDGGEDHTEGSQVDGGIVFKVKVGEDEAEEDHKMDVVVKSEQVNSYPDTPGVSNYPPFPSEDTGDHQDEPVNDEKDILSPKGNDPSSSNPQSSSNPQTDTHPLQDNTDGGDGLSDNEGLDRNQDLGLSCILNPRSQLKALGEDSLINTTISEAQAESNEAVRSLQNSEATNASPSSLMFPITSVPFQQLLSSEGHSFSDGFILQSTQTQDVLGGFLRGIRPDVGTLGSLSLSTSLSRSSRAEMTGVGGSLGLPVYRRIAPKVNPNSEGQIDGQPQDPSSSGPAGGDTAPLPALTRASEDVLSKCKKAMMEHNVLVVEGARKYACRICCKTFLNLTDCKKHIRVHTGEKPYACLKCGKRFSQSSHLYKHSKTTCLRWQSSHLPATLL; the protein is encoded by the exons ATGATACAAAGGAGGGCTGTACTGAACGAGCGTGAGCCAGCTCCTCTGGTCTATATTTCAGGCACGAGCATGGGGACACTGCAAGATGATATTCCG GCAAAGATGGACTTCCCAGGTCACTTCGAGAACATCTTCCAGCAGCTGAACCACCAGCGTGTGAGTGGTCAGCTCTGTGACTGTGTGATCGTAGTGGGGGGCCAACACTTCAGGGCCCACCGCTCTGTCCTGGCAGCCTGCAGTACACACTTCAGGGCCCTTCTGAATGcagtggagggggatggtggaggAGCCAGTGTGATGGAGCTGGATCTAGAGGTAGTGACTCCTGAGGCTTTCTCCGCCCTGCTGGACATGATCTACACCTCCACTCTCACTCTGGGGGTCTCCAACGTAATGGATGTGCTCCTGGCTGCCTCCCACCTGCACCTCAACACTGTGGTCAAGGCCTGCAAGCACCACCTCACCTCCCGCAGCTTCCCCACATCGCCCCCGCGTGGTTGGAGTTCGCCAGTGCAGCAGCAGCGGTTCAGCCATGCAGTGGACCAGCAGCACCTGAGGCAGTCTCCATCCCAGGCAGCAGCCATGGCCGGGGTCAACTCCAGGCAGCAAAGATCTGTCCTACTCCAGCAGCTGGGGCTCAGCCTGGTCACATCGGCCCTGGAAGGTAGCCTCGACGTTGGCGAGACTGAGTTGGATACTAGCCAGGCAGGAGGCAGGGACGGAGGGGTTGGAGCGGATGGAAGCATGGAGCAACTGGCAGCTTTCTCTGGTCGGCGTCACCACAAACGCAAGAGCTCTTCTCCCCAAATGTTTCAGGAGGAGAGGCTGAACAGCAAGCAGAGTGGGTGCAGGCTGTCTGAGGGGAATCATGGGGAGGGCTGCCCAAGGGTCTCCAGGAGTAATGGGGGTGATGAGATTCACTCCTCTGACTCCCTGAAGACAGACGAGTGCCTCTGCCTGGAGAGGGGAAGTGCAGAGAAGCAGGAGGAGAATTATGAAGGGACTTTACAAGAAGAGGTACAACTGCCTAGCCAATCAGATAGTAATGTGGGAGGGACACgggatgatgggggagaggatcACACAGAGGGTTCTCAGgtggatggagggattgtgtttAAAGTGAAAGTGGGAGAAGATGAAGCAGAGGAGGATCATAAGATGGATGTAGTTGTGAAGAGTGAGCAGGTGAACTCTTATCCAGACACACCAGGTGTGTCCAATTATCCTCCATTCCCATCCGAGGACACTGGTGATCATCAGGATGAGCCAGTTAATGATGAGAAAGACATACTCAGCCCGAAGGGAAATGACCCAAGCTCATCCAACCCCCAATCTAGCTCCAatcctcagacagacacacacccactccaagACAACACGGATGGAGGAGATGGGTTGTCTGATAATGAGGGCCTAGACAGAAACCAAGACCTGGGCCTTTCCTGCATTCTCAACCCCAGGAGTCAGCTTAAGGCATTAGGAGAGGACAGTCTCATTAACACCACCATCAGTGAGGCTCAGGCAGAAAGCAATGAGGCTGTTAGGTCACTTCAAAACTCAGAGGCAACAAacgcctccccttcctcccttatGTTCCCAATAACCTCTGTCCCCTTCCAGCAGCTCCTCAGTAGCGAGGGGCACAGTTTCAGTGATGGATTCATCCTTCAGTCCACCCAGACTCAGGATGTTCTGGGGGGCTTCTTGAGGGGCATCAGGCCAGATGTAGGCACCTTGGGCAGCCTCAGTTTGAGCACATCCCTCTCCCGATCATCCAGGGCTGAGatgactggagttgggggtagcTTAGGGCTGCCAGTTTACCGTCGCATCGCTCCAAAAGTGAACCCCAACTCTGAGGGCCAGATAGATGGACAACCCCAGGATCCTTCCTCCTCCGGTCCAGCAGGGGGGGATACTGCTCCTCTCCCTGCCCTGACCAGAGCATCAGAGGACGTCCTTTCAAAGTGTAAGAAGGCCATGATGGAGCACAACGTCCTGGTAGTGGAGGGGGCAAGGAAATACGCCTGCCGGATCTGCTGTAAGACCTTCCTAAACCTGACTGACTGTAAGAAACACATCAGAGtccacacaggagaaaagccctaCGCCTGCCTCAAGTGTGGCAAACGCTTCAGTCAGTCGTCCCATTTGTACAAACACTCCAAGACCACCTGTCTACGCTGGCAGAGCAGCCACCTGCCTGCCACGCTGCTCTGA
- the LOC135545793 gene encoding zinc finger and BTB domain-containing protein 5-like isoform X2, producing MDFPGHFENIFQQLNHQRVSGQLCDCVIVVGGQHFRAHRSVLAACSTHFRALLNAVEGDGGGASVMELDLEVVTPEAFSALLDMIYTSTLTLGVSNVMDVLLAASHLHLNTVVKACKHHLTSRSFPTSPPRGWSSPVQQQRFSHAVDQQHLRQSPSQAAAMAGVNSRQQRSVLLQQLGLSLVTSALEGSLDVGETELDTSQAGGRDGGVGADGSMEQLAAFSGRRHHKRKSSSPQMFQEERLNSKQSGCRLSEGNHGEGCPRVSRSNGGDEIHSSDSLKTDECLCLERGSAEKQEENYEGTLQEEVQLPSQSDSNVGGTRDDGGEDHTEGSQVDGGIVFKVKVGEDEAEEDHKMDVVVKSEQVNSYPDTPGVSNYPPFPSEDTGDHQDEPVNDEKDILSPKGNDPSSSNPQSSSNPQTDTHPLQDNTDGGDGLSDNEGLDRNQDLGLSCILNPRSQLKALGEDSLINTTISEAQAESNEAVRSLQNSEATNASPSSLMFPITSVPFQQLLSSEGHSFSDGFILQSTQTQDVLGGFLRGIRPDVGTLGSLSLSTSLSRSSRAEMTGVGGSLGLPVYRRIAPKVNPNSEGQIDGQPQDPSSSGPAGGDTAPLPALTRASEDVLSKCKKAMMEHNVLVVEGARKYACRICCKTFLNLTDCKKHIRVHTGEKPYACLKCGKRFSQSSHLYKHSKTTCLRWQSSHLPATLL from the coding sequence ATGGACTTCCCAGGTCACTTCGAGAACATCTTCCAGCAGCTGAACCACCAGCGTGTGAGTGGTCAGCTCTGTGACTGTGTGATCGTAGTGGGGGGCCAACACTTCAGGGCCCACCGCTCTGTCCTGGCAGCCTGCAGTACACACTTCAGGGCCCTTCTGAATGcagtggagggggatggtggaggAGCCAGTGTGATGGAGCTGGATCTAGAGGTAGTGACTCCTGAGGCTTTCTCCGCCCTGCTGGACATGATCTACACCTCCACTCTCACTCTGGGGGTCTCCAACGTAATGGATGTGCTCCTGGCTGCCTCCCACCTGCACCTCAACACTGTGGTCAAGGCCTGCAAGCACCACCTCACCTCCCGCAGCTTCCCCACATCGCCCCCGCGTGGTTGGAGTTCGCCAGTGCAGCAGCAGCGGTTCAGCCATGCAGTGGACCAGCAGCACCTGAGGCAGTCTCCATCCCAGGCAGCAGCCATGGCCGGGGTCAACTCCAGGCAGCAAAGATCTGTCCTACTCCAGCAGCTGGGGCTCAGCCTGGTCACATCGGCCCTGGAAGGTAGCCTCGACGTTGGCGAGACTGAGTTGGATACTAGCCAGGCAGGAGGCAGGGACGGAGGGGTTGGAGCGGATGGAAGCATGGAGCAACTGGCAGCTTTCTCTGGTCGGCGTCACCACAAACGCAAGAGCTCTTCTCCCCAAATGTTTCAGGAGGAGAGGCTGAACAGCAAGCAGAGTGGGTGCAGGCTGTCTGAGGGGAATCATGGGGAGGGCTGCCCAAGGGTCTCCAGGAGTAATGGGGGTGATGAGATTCACTCCTCTGACTCCCTGAAGACAGACGAGTGCCTCTGCCTGGAGAGGGGAAGTGCAGAGAAGCAGGAGGAGAATTATGAAGGGACTTTACAAGAAGAGGTACAACTGCCTAGCCAATCAGATAGTAATGTGGGAGGGACACgggatgatgggggagaggatcACACAGAGGGTTCTCAGgtggatggagggattgtgtttAAAGTGAAAGTGGGAGAAGATGAAGCAGAGGAGGATCATAAGATGGATGTAGTTGTGAAGAGTGAGCAGGTGAACTCTTATCCAGACACACCAGGTGTGTCCAATTATCCTCCATTCCCATCCGAGGACACTGGTGATCATCAGGATGAGCCAGTTAATGATGAGAAAGACATACTCAGCCCGAAGGGAAATGACCCAAGCTCATCCAACCCCCAATCTAGCTCCAatcctcagacagacacacacccactccaagACAACACGGATGGAGGAGATGGGTTGTCTGATAATGAGGGCCTAGACAGAAACCAAGACCTGGGCCTTTCCTGCATTCTCAACCCCAGGAGTCAGCTTAAGGCATTAGGAGAGGACAGTCTCATTAACACCACCATCAGTGAGGCTCAGGCAGAAAGCAATGAGGCTGTTAGGTCACTTCAAAACTCAGAGGCAACAAacgcctccccttcctcccttatGTTCCCAATAACCTCTGTCCCCTTCCAGCAGCTCCTCAGTAGCGAGGGGCACAGTTTCAGTGATGGATTCATCCTTCAGTCCACCCAGACTCAGGATGTTCTGGGGGGCTTCTTGAGGGGCATCAGGCCAGATGTAGGCACCTTGGGCAGCCTCAGTTTGAGCACATCCCTCTCCCGATCATCCAGGGCTGAGatgactggagttgggggtagcTTAGGGCTGCCAGTTTACCGTCGCATCGCTCCAAAAGTGAACCCCAACTCTGAGGGCCAGATAGATGGACAACCCCAGGATCCTTCCTCCTCCGGTCCAGCAGGGGGGGATACTGCTCCTCTCCCTGCCCTGACCAGAGCATCAGAGGACGTCCTTTCAAAGTGTAAGAAGGCCATGATGGAGCACAACGTCCTGGTAGTGGAGGGGGCAAGGAAATACGCCTGCCGGATCTGCTGTAAGACCTTCCTAAACCTGACTGACTGTAAGAAACACATCAGAGtccacacaggagaaaagccctaCGCCTGCCTCAAGTGTGGCAAACGCTTCAGTCAGTCGTCCCATTTGTACAAACACTCCAAGACCACCTGTCTACGCTGGCAGAGCAGCCACCTGCCTGCCACGCTGCTCTGA